In a genomic window of Fimbriiglobus ruber:
- a CDS encoding DUF1501 domain-containing protein has protein sequence MNRSLDLSRRHFLRAGAASTAVSVSGWLGNLARAADAARSKPGRACILLWMNGGPSQMDTWDPKPGHDNGGPVEGIGTKVPGVRISEHLPKLAARADKLAIIRGMSTKEADHGRGSYLLRTGRVPGGPIRYPTVGSFVGKELDRPDAELPCFVSVAPFRFLSPEAYGPGFLGPRYAPLVVAENSINDLNRGGQQDVARLLKVQDLDLPAGVSDTRGLARADFRDALDADFLADRPGPSGEGHRTAYRRANTLMRSAAVKAFDLTEEKDAIRDKYGRNLFGQGCLLARRLVERGVPFIEVTLSTVPGLNNGIGWDTHLDNFASVKKLCDVLDPAFAALLDDLADRGLLATTTVVWMGEFGRTPKINPQKGRDHWANSWSTVIAGGGIKGGQVVGQTSADGMEVKDRPVSVPDLLATVCKAVGLDPAKQNDSTIGRPIRLVEPTAAPIKEVLS, from the coding sequence ATGAACCGTTCGCTCGACCTTTCGCGCCGCCATTTCCTCCGCGCCGGCGCCGCCAGCACGGCCGTCTCGGTGTCGGGCTGGCTCGGGAACCTCGCCCGCGCGGCCGACGCCGCGCGCTCGAAACCCGGGCGGGCGTGCATCCTGTTGTGGATGAACGGCGGGCCCAGCCAGATGGACACCTGGGACCCGAAGCCCGGCCACGACAACGGCGGCCCCGTCGAGGGGATCGGCACGAAGGTGCCCGGTGTCCGCATCAGCGAACACCTGCCCAAGCTCGCGGCGCGGGCCGACAAGCTCGCCATCATCCGCGGCATGTCCACGAAGGAAGCGGACCACGGCCGCGGCAGCTACCTGCTGCGGACCGGCCGCGTCCCCGGCGGGCCGATCCGCTACCCGACCGTCGGCTCCTTCGTCGGCAAGGAGCTCGACCGCCCGGACGCCGAGTTGCCCTGCTTCGTGAGCGTCGCCCCGTTCCGCTTCCTGAGCCCCGAGGCGTACGGCCCCGGCTTCCTCGGCCCGCGGTACGCGCCCCTCGTCGTCGCCGAGAACAGTATCAACGACCTTAACCGCGGCGGTCAACAAGACGTCGCCCGGCTGCTGAAGGTGCAGGACCTCGACTTGCCCGCGGGCGTATCAGATACCCGCGGGCTCGCGCGGGCCGACTTTCGCGACGCCCTCGACGCCGACTTCCTCGCCGACCGCCCCGGTCCCTCGGGCGAGGGCCACCGCACCGCCTACCGCCGGGCCAACACGCTCATGCGGTCGGCCGCCGTGAAGGCCTTCGACCTGACCGAAGAAAAGGACGCGATCCGCGACAAGTACGGCCGCAACCTGTTCGGTCAGGGGTGTCTACTCGCCCGCCGGCTCGTGGAGCGCGGGGTGCCGTTCATCGAAGTCACCCTCTCGACCGTCCCCGGCCTCAACAACGGCATCGGCTGGGACACCCACCTCGATAACTTCGCGTCTGTCAAGAAACTGTGCGACGTCCTCGACCCCGCGTTTGCCGCCCTCCTGGACGACCTCGCCGACCGCGGCCTGCTCGCCACGACCACGGTCGTGTGGATGGGCGAGTTCGGCCGCACGCCGAAGATCAACCCGCAGAAGGGCCGCGACCACTGGGCCAACTCGTGGTCCACGGTGATCGCGGGCGGCGGTATCAAGGGCGGCCAGGTGGTCGGCCAGACGAGCGCCGACGGCATGGAAGTGAAAGACCGCCCAGTGAGCGTACCCGACCTGCTGGCGACGGTGTGCAAAGCGGTCGGGCTCGATCCGGCGAAGCAGAACGATTCGACGATCGGCCGCCCGATCCGCCTCGTGGAGCCGACAGCCGCCCCGATCAAGGAGGTGCTGTCGTGA
- a CDS encoding DUF1549 and DUF1553 domain-containing protein: MNRVALWLAACGIMTFAAPARAADPVEPSAEAAALAARIDALLAGAWKAGSITPAADATDAEFLRRVYLDLAGRIPTVAEARRFLADDRNDKRRRLAAELLSRPTYARHMAAIWRRLLLPEADTSPQLLFFTTGFEPWLRQQFAANAGYDQTVRDLLAVPLDAQTGQRGLNAAQITQPSPIAYYFVKEAKPENLAASSARVFLGLRLECAQCHDHPFATWTRDEFWGLAAFFAGLRAQDRGNGFVVPEKELLDRRELAIPGTDRVVQAVYPDGTEPQWKFNVGPRQTLAEWVTGKENPYFARATVNRVWAHLFGVGLVEPVDEMVGGQDTKVQHEALLNELAKAFVAHKYDLKYLFEAIAGSKAYQISSRGKGTAPLYSRQLLRGLTGEQLFDSLAVATGQTDAVTEDPFGAFNRGNTPRGEFLAKFGQQTGKSTEHETSIIQALTLMNGQFVGNATNPTLSELLTAVLEAPFLNEKGRIEALYLATLSRLPSDKEFTAAESFISRSAAGEAPRRARATAIADIFWSLLNSSEFVFNH, translated from the coding sequence ATGAATCGCGTGGCACTCTGGCTCGCCGCCTGCGGGATCATGACGTTTGCGGCACCGGCGCGAGCCGCCGACCCGGTCGAACCGTCCGCCGAGGCGGCCGCGCTCGCCGCGAGGATCGACGCCCTTCTCGCCGGCGCGTGGAAAGCCGGAAGCATCACCCCGGCGGCCGACGCGACCGACGCGGAATTCCTCCGCCGCGTTTACCTCGACCTGGCCGGTCGGATTCCGACGGTCGCCGAGGCCCGTAGATTCCTGGCGGACGACCGGAATGACAAGCGCCGCCGGCTCGCGGCCGAACTGCTCAGCCGGCCGACTTATGCCAGACACATGGCGGCGATTTGGCGGCGGCTCTTGCTCCCCGAGGCGGACACGAGCCCGCAGCTCTTATTCTTCACCACCGGCTTCGAGCCCTGGCTGCGCCAGCAGTTCGCCGCGAACGCGGGCTACGACCAGACGGTCCGCGACCTGCTCGCCGTGCCCCTCGACGCGCAGACCGGCCAGCGGGGGCTGAACGCGGCGCAAATCACCCAGCCGTCGCCGATCGCGTACTATTTCGTGAAGGAAGCGAAGCCCGAAAACCTCGCCGCGTCGTCGGCCCGCGTCTTCCTCGGCCTGCGGCTCGAATGCGCCCAGTGCCACGACCACCCGTTCGCGACGTGGACCCGCGACGAGTTCTGGGGCCTCGCCGCGTTCTTCGCCGGTCTGCGGGCGCAGGACCGCGGCAACGGATTCGTCGTGCCGGAAAAAGAACTTCTCGACCGCCGCGAACTCGCGATTCCGGGCACCGATCGCGTCGTCCAGGCGGTCTACCCGGACGGGACCGAGCCGCAATGGAAGTTCAACGTCGGGCCGCGGCAAACGCTGGCCGAGTGGGTGACGGGGAAGGAGAACCCGTACTTCGCGCGGGCCACGGTGAACCGCGTCTGGGCTCACCTGTTCGGCGTCGGGTTGGTCGAGCCGGTCGACGAAATGGTCGGCGGGCAGGACACGAAAGTTCAACACGAGGCGCTGCTCAACGAGTTGGCGAAGGCGTTCGTGGCCCACAAATACGATCTGAAATACCTCTTCGAAGCGATCGCCGGCTCGAAGGCTTATCAGATCAGCAGCCGCGGCAAAGGCACCGCCCCGCTCTACTCGCGGCAACTGCTCCGCGGGCTCACCGGCGAACAGCTGTTCGACAGCCTCGCCGTCGCGACCGGGCAAACGGACGCCGTGACCGAAGACCCGTTCGGAGCCTTCAACCGCGGGAATACGCCGAGGGGCGAGTTCCTCGCGAAATTCGGCCAGCAGACCGGAAAGTCGACCGAACATGAAACCTCGATCATCCAGGCGCTGACCTTGATGAACGGACAGTTCGTGGGCAACGCCACCAATCCGACCCTCAGCGAACTTCTTACGGCCGTACTCGAAGCCCCATTCCTCAACGAGAAGGGCCGCATCGAGGCCCTCTACCTGGCGACCCTCTCGCGGCTGCCGAGCGACAAGGAATTCACCGCCGCCGAGTCGTTCATCAGTCGCAGCGCGGCCGGGGAAGCCCCGAGAAGGGCTCGCGCCACGGCCATCGCCGACATCTTTTGGTCGTTACTCAACAGCTCCGAATTCGTCTTCAATCATTAG
- a CDS encoding WD40 repeat domain-containing protein, producing MQRLLAGWVLIAAMGFLKAEDAPQQKTPDAAKAPAAPAVRFNPSPSAIGGPNGDTIDLAVSADGKRVANVGGVFNPSSGYVSVLDTETKKEILAIRTPRPFNSVGISPDGKLIAFTGQSAELKVMEIDGGKTLFSKRLDGAAQVAFAPDGKMLATVTVAKSVQFWDVPTGDEQAKFRGATVPLRCIALSADGKKLAAGGGEQKQNTVGTVFVWDVPTQRLLTKLETNTPTSVTAVAFSPDGKLVAEAGADRQLRIWELDTSKTLQSLTLQQQVSGLAFSPDGHTLATAMGNGTIRLWNPASGDEIAALTGHPGACRCVAFLDGGKKLVSGGGSRSVKLWDVPRKVELATLRQDERPEDMPLPLAMAATADGSLVAIATEQHGVILRDGRTGGVRATLNGHGDAVTCLAFSPDGKTLATGSADKTIKLWDVASSKDRVTIAGHTNWVYALAFSHDGKTLASGSYDKTVRLWDAETGQDKGVIPANRGSVRAVAFSPDGRLLASGGSDRAVKLWDVSTRELTFTMKGHESSVRALAFSPDGKTLASGGEDGFVKLWNPATGQERVATKKEHAEDVTVVAFAGNATILSGGTDGTIRQWDATTGEAVASLNGHGGGVSGIAVVADGGGFISTGADRVVKRFRQDSAGPIRLFVGHTGTLHSAHFSRDGRRLMTCGNWPEGDKTIRVWDVETGKELMKIEHPGEAGMAVFSPNDKFIASVSSDSNAYLWDAVTGAPLRTFKGHTAGLSGVAVSPDSRHLLTSGPDQTARIWDARTGAEVGKFTGHTALVRRVVFHPDGLHALSAGRDSYVRMWELDTCKEVRKFQVSGNWADCVAVSADGKYVAAGGMTMRIWEAATGKLVRETEEHPHGTTSATFSPDGKYLLSGGYNGTAKLWEVATGKEVYEFRSHREFLFTVAFSPDGKRVVTAGGGGNAGGGKWTKGTDHVVKLWQMPDEKAMAEFAAEK from the coding sequence ATGCAGCGGTTGCTCGCCGGGTGGGTGTTGATCGCGGCGATGGGCTTTCTCAAAGCGGAAGACGCGCCGCAGCAGAAGACGCCGGATGCGGCGAAGGCGCCGGCCGCGCCCGCCGTGCGGTTCAACCCGTCGCCCAGTGCGATCGGCGGCCCGAACGGCGACACCATCGACCTGGCGGTCTCGGCCGACGGCAAGCGCGTCGCCAACGTGGGCGGTGTTTTTAACCCTTCCTCCGGTTACGTCAGCGTCCTCGACACTGAGACGAAGAAGGAAATCCTCGCGATCCGCACGCCCCGGCCGTTCAACTCGGTCGGCATCTCCCCCGACGGCAAGCTGATCGCTTTCACGGGCCAGTCGGCCGAGTTGAAGGTGATGGAAATCGACGGCGGCAAAACGCTCTTCTCCAAGAGACTCGACGGGGCCGCCCAGGTCGCCTTCGCCCCGGACGGGAAGATGCTCGCCACAGTGACGGTAGCGAAATCGGTCCAATTCTGGGACGTGCCGACCGGCGACGAACAGGCCAAGTTCCGTGGCGCGACGGTGCCCCTCCGCTGTATCGCCCTCTCCGCAGACGGTAAGAAACTCGCGGCCGGCGGCGGCGAGCAGAAGCAGAACACCGTCGGCACCGTCTTCGTCTGGGATGTCCCAACTCAACGGTTGTTGACGAAACTGGAGACGAACACCCCGACTTCCGTAACAGCCGTTGCGTTCTCGCCCGACGGGAAACTTGTCGCGGAAGCGGGCGCCGATCGGCAGCTGCGGATTTGGGAATTGGACACGTCGAAGACGCTGCAGAGTCTGACGCTCCAGCAACAAGTATCGGGTCTCGCGTTTTCTCCGGACGGCCACACACTCGCAACCGCGATGGGCAACGGCACCATCCGGCTCTGGAACCCGGCGTCCGGCGACGAGATCGCCGCACTCACCGGACATCCGGGCGCATGCCGCTGTGTCGCATTTTTGGACGGCGGGAAGAAACTCGTCTCCGGCGGCGGCTCGCGGTCCGTGAAACTGTGGGACGTGCCCCGCAAGGTGGAACTCGCCACGCTCCGCCAGGACGAACGCCCGGAAGACATGCCGCTCCCGCTGGCGATGGCAGCCACGGCCGACGGCTCGCTCGTCGCCATCGCTACCGAACAACACGGCGTGATCCTGCGCGACGGCCGGACCGGGGGCGTGCGCGCCACTCTCAACGGCCACGGCGACGCCGTCACCTGCCTGGCATTCTCGCCGGACGGCAAGACACTCGCCACGGGCAGCGCCGACAAGACGATCAAGCTGTGGGACGTGGCGAGTTCGAAAGACCGCGTCACGATCGCCGGACACACGAACTGGGTCTACGCGCTCGCGTTCAGTCACGACGGGAAGACGCTCGCCAGCGGGTCGTACGACAAAACCGTCCGGCTCTGGGACGCCGAGACCGGTCAGGACAAGGGCGTCATCCCGGCGAACCGCGGCTCGGTGCGGGCGGTGGCGTTCAGCCCGGACGGTCGCCTGCTCGCCAGCGGCGGCAGCGACCGGGCCGTGAAGTTGTGGGACGTTAGCACCCGCGAATTGACGTTCACCATGAAGGGGCACGAAAGCTCGGTTCGGGCTCTGGCGTTCTCCCCGGACGGAAAGACACTCGCCAGCGGCGGCGAAGACGGGTTCGTGAAACTCTGGAACCCCGCGACAGGCCAGGAACGAGTCGCCACGAAGAAAGAGCACGCGGAAGACGTGACGGTGGTCGCGTTCGCGGGAAACGCCACGATCCTCAGCGGCGGCACCGACGGGACGATCCGCCAGTGGGATGCGACCACCGGCGAGGCGGTCGCATCGCTGAACGGGCACGGCGGCGGTGTCAGCGGCATTGCCGTCGTCGCGGACGGCGGCGGCTTCATCTCCACCGGCGCGGATCGCGTCGTCAAGCGGTTCCGCCAGGATTCGGCCGGGCCGATCCGCCTATTCGTGGGTCACACGGGGACGCTGCACTCGGCACACTTTTCCAGGGACGGCCGCAGGCTCATGACCTGCGGCAACTGGCCGGAAGGCGACAAGACGATCCGCGTCTGGGACGTCGAGACCGGCAAGGAACTCATGAAGATCGAACACCCGGGCGAGGCCGGGATGGCCGTTTTCTCCCCGAACGACAAATTCATCGCCTCGGTGTCGAGCGATTCCAACGCCTACCTGTGGGACGCCGTGACCGGCGCCCCACTGCGGACGTTCAAGGGCCACACGGCGGGGCTCAGCGGGGTCGCGGTCTCCCCCGATAGCCGCCACCTGCTGACGTCCGGCCCCGATCAGACCGCGCGGATTTGGGACGCGCGAACCGGGGCCGAGGTCGGGAAGTTCACCGGCCACACCGCGCTGGTTCGCCGCGTCGTCTTTCACCCGGACGGCCTGCACGCGCTCTCGGCCGGCCGCGACTCGTACGTCCGGATGTGGGAACTCGACACCTGCAAGGAGGTGCGCAAGTTCCAGGTCAGCGGCAACTGGGCCGATTGTGTCGCCGTCTCGGCGGACGGTAAGTACGTGGCCGCGGGCGGTATGACGATGAGAATCTGGGAGGCGGCCACCGGCAAACTCGTCCGCGAGACCGAGGAACACCCGCACGGTACGACCTCTGCCACGTTCTCCCCGGACGGTAAGTACCTGCTTTCCGGCGGCTACAACGGCACCGCCAAGCTCTGGGAAGTGGCGACGGGGAAGGAAGTCTACGAGTTCCGCAGCCACCGCGAGTTCCTCTTCACCGTCGCCTTTTCGCCGGACGGCAAACGGGTCGTGACAGCCGGCGGCGGCGGGAACGCCGGCGGCGGGAAATGGACCAAGGGCACCGACCACGTCGTCAAGCTCTGGCAGATGCCGGATGAAAAAGCGATGGCGGAATTCGCGGCGGAAAAGTAG
- a CDS encoding serine/threonine-protein kinase yields the protein MADPSDDTEPLDAAAEEFAGRWRAGERPSVEDYVRRFPGRATEVREMLSAVVALERMKPRWAANEDVPAPRLGADQPPARLDDFRIVRELGRGGMGVVYEAIQEPLGRAVALKLLPAHLLANTGLKARFQRESRAAALLHHTNIVPVFGVGEADGQCFYVMQLIRGCGLDQLVRAKVTELDRTTFPGGLRADTPADGSAGDPPVDQPPQSSAFLTSLTDLAPQEFCREIARIGAQAAEALAYAHDRGILHRDIKPSNLLLDEQGMVWVTDFGVAKIIEEADLTQSGDVVGTLRYMPPERFTGQSDARGDVYSLGVTLYELLTNRPAFPDTNPQHLINLIGNGLPSSVRRLNPDVPVDLEAVVLKAAAADPDQRYSSAGQLAQDLGRFLDNRPVLAKRTGPLTQGVRWCRRNPALAGAVACAVSLMVATTVVSTVANSRTRAANRDVTAAKNNLQDALDAEKAQRGQVEELSALALDSLNRTFDQFAPSRLVVAPAPVSEQGVEIPTPPATLPPEAVPLLENLLLTYEQIAARGATLPSLQARAAEANHRIGDIRQRLGRPVEAAAAYQTAIDLYGRTAAEVGDSLPLRLARVRNELGRVYRLLNRLDEADRLHEQAVRDLTTLPASLASRPECRFELACSYLALIPRKSLTTIGGQTAGAHARPDDFDDAPDHPPPGGPGKHPHDKGFGPPPGGFDRGPPPGHPGGPGGFDRGPPPGGPGGFGPGPPPPGGPGGFDRGPPPGGPGRFDRPPPGGPGGFDHGPPPGGPGGGFGPPGGPHGPGGPGGDFGPPGGPGGPRGPGGDFGPHGGPGGPHGPGGPPKGPPGPDSRREPEALEPLPKQSKVYAYRPDHPAVKAVKLLEQLTEESPLVPEYRHLLARCYRDLPHARPGQGMSPQANLEASVKLLWRLVSEHPRVPDYRFDLCETLGTPGGPTGRPDGTGQRVMDWLRQAIDLSAALVSQYPNVPEYVAARNRYLDQLAGQLRVANRLEDAEQMSRQAVTDQEKLVGRYPDVAAYTLELGLMERSLGRVLADRKQWPEARTRLDDAVRRVEDVWKKAPGLEGIRPFLSTAYRDSAAILTNAGEPALAAVALKRADEIQPERGPGDNVSGPRK from the coding sequence ATGGCCGACCCGAGCGACGACACCGAACCCCTCGACGCCGCGGCCGAGGAATTCGCCGGGCGGTGGCGGGCAGGGGAACGCCCGTCGGTCGAAGACTACGTCCGCCGGTTCCCGGGCCGGGCGACCGAAGTCCGCGAGATGCTTTCGGCCGTCGTGGCCCTCGAACGCATGAAGCCCCGCTGGGCGGCCAACGAAGACGTGCCCGCTCCGCGCCTCGGCGCGGACCAACCCCCGGCCCGGCTCGACGATTTCCGCATCGTCCGCGAACTCGGCCGGGGCGGGATGGGTGTGGTGTACGAGGCGATTCAGGAGCCGCTCGGCCGGGCCGTGGCACTGAAATTGTTGCCCGCACATCTGCTGGCAAATACCGGATTGAAGGCGCGGTTCCAGCGGGAATCTCGGGCCGCGGCCCTGCTGCACCATACGAACATCGTGCCCGTGTTCGGTGTCGGCGAGGCGGACGGCCAGTGTTTCTACGTCATGCAACTGATCCGCGGCTGCGGACTGGACCAACTGGTCCGGGCGAAAGTCACGGAACTGGACCGGACGACCTTCCCCGGGGGACTGCGAGCCGACACGCCGGCCGACGGCAGCGCCGGCGACCCGCCCGTTGACCAGCCGCCGCAATCGTCCGCCTTTCTGACCTCGCTCACCGACCTCGCCCCGCAGGAGTTTTGCCGGGAGATCGCCCGGATCGGCGCCCAGGCGGCCGAGGCTCTGGCTTACGCCCACGACCGGGGCATCCTCCACCGCGACATCAAGCCGTCGAACCTGTTACTCGACGAACAGGGGATGGTCTGGGTGACCGATTTCGGCGTGGCCAAGATCATCGAGGAGGCCGACCTGACCCAGTCCGGGGACGTGGTGGGCACGCTCCGGTACATGCCGCCCGAGCGCTTCACCGGCCAGTCCGACGCCCGGGGCGACGTGTACAGCCTCGGTGTGACGCTGTACGAGCTGTTGACGAACCGGCCGGCGTTCCCGGACACGAACCCGCAGCACTTGATTAATCTGATCGGCAACGGGCTGCCGTCGTCCGTGCGCCGCCTGAACCCCGACGTGCCGGTCGACCTCGAGGCGGTCGTCCTGAAAGCCGCGGCGGCGGACCCCGACCAACGGTATTCGTCGGCCGGGCAACTGGCCCAGGACCTCGGCCGCTTCCTGGACAACCGGCCAGTCCTGGCCAAGCGCACCGGCCCGCTCACCCAGGGCGTGCGGTGGTGCCGGCGGAATCCGGCGCTGGCCGGGGCCGTGGCCTGCGCGGTCTCCTTGATGGTGGCGACGACCGTCGTTTCCACCGTCGCGAATTCCCGGACCCGGGCCGCCAACCGGGACGTGACGGCCGCCAAGAACAATCTTCAAGACGCCCTCGATGCGGAGAAGGCCCAGCGGGGGCAGGTCGAGGAACTGTCCGCCCTCGCCCTCGATTCCCTGAACCGAACGTTCGACCAGTTTGCCCCGTCCCGCCTGGTCGTCGCGCCCGCGCCCGTGTCCGAGCAAGGGGTGGAGATCCCGACCCCGCCCGCCACGCTTCCGCCCGAAGCCGTGCCGCTCCTCGAAAACCTCCTCCTCACCTACGAGCAGATCGCCGCGCGGGGTGCGACGCTGCCGAGCCTTCAGGCCCGGGCGGCCGAAGCGAACCACCGGATCGGCGACATCCGCCAGCGGCTCGGGCGCCCGGTCGAGGCGGCCGCCGCCTACCAGACGGCCATCGACCTCTACGGCCGCACGGCCGCCGAAGTTGGCGACAGTCTACCCCTCCGGTTAGCCCGGGTGCGGAACGAACTCGGGCGCGTCTACCGGCTGCTGAATCGTCTCGACGAGGCCGATCGATTGCACGAGCAGGCGGTCCGCGATCTGACGACCCTGCCCGCTTCTCTCGCCAGCCGACCGGAATGTCGGTTCGAATTGGCTTGCTCGTACCTGGCCCTCATCCCGCGAAAGTCGTTGACCACCATCGGCGGGCAGACCGCGGGAGCCCACGCCCGCCCCGACGACTTCGACGACGCGCCCGACCACCCGCCTCCGGGCGGCCCCGGGAAACACCCGCATGACAAGGGATTTGGCCCTCCCCCGGGTGGGTTCGATCGCGGCCCGCCCCCGGGCCACCCGGGGGGTCCGGGAGGATTTGATCGCGGCCCTCCCCCGGGCGGTCCGGGCGGGTTCGGCCCGGGACCGCCTCCTCCAGGTGGCCCGGGCGGATTCGATCGCGGCCCGCCTCCGGGCGGTCCCGGGAGATTTGATCGGCCTCCCCCAGGCGGCCCCGGGGGATTTGACCACGGTCCGCCTCCAGGCGGCCCCGGCGGAGGTTTCGGCCCGCCCGGGGGGCCGCATGGCCCCGGCGGTCCAGGGGGAGACTTCGGCCCGCCCGGTGGCCCCGGCGGGCCGCGCGGCCCGGGGGGAGACTTCGGTCCGCACGGGGGACCCGGCGGACCGCACGGTCCGGGGGGCCCTCCGAAGGGTCCACCCGGACCGGATTCGCGCCGAGAGCCAGAAGCACTCGAACCGCTCCCGAAGCAGTCCAAAGTGTATGCCTACCGGCCGGATCACCCCGCCGTGAAAGCGGTCAAACTCCTGGAACAGTTGACCGAAGAATCCCCCCTCGTCCCGGAATACCGCCACCTGCTCGCCCGGTGCTACCGAGACCTCCCGCACGCGCGGCCGGGTCAAGGGATGTCCCCACAGGCGAACCTCGAAGCCTCGGTCAAGCTTCTATGGCGATTGGTGTCCGAGCACCCGCGGGTGCCGGATTATCGCTTCGATCTCTGTGAAACCCTTGGTACACCGGGCGGGCCAACCGGACGCCCGGACGGCACCGGGCAGCGGGTCATGGATTGGTTGCGGCAGGCGATCGACTTGTCCGCCGCTCTGGTCTCGCAATACCCGAACGTGCCCGAATACGTCGCCGCCCGCAACCGCTACCTCGATCAGCTAGCCGGCCAGCTTAGGGTCGCGAACCGACTCGAAGACGCCGAGCAGATGAGCCGGCAGGCCGTGACCGACCAGGAAAAACTCGTCGGCCGATACCCGGACGTGGCCGCTTACACGCTCGAACTCGGTTTGATGGAGCGGTCGCTGGGCCGCGTTTTGGCCGACCGGAAACAGTGGCCGGAGGCGCGGACCCGCCTCGACGACGCGGTCCGGCGGGTCGAGGACGTCTGGAAAAAAGCCCCGGGGCTCGAAGGCATCCGCCCGTTCCTATCGACGGCGTACCGGGACAGTGCCGCGATCTTAACCAACGCGGGCGAGCCGGCTCTAGCCGCGGTCGCGCTGAAGCGCGCGGACGAGATCCAGCCCGAGCGCGGCCCCGGCGATAACGTGAGCGGGCCGCGAAAGTAA
- a CDS encoding sigma-70 family RNA polymerase sigma factor: protein MSSTDQTAALLDRIRAGDSAATGELFELYRERLWRMLSVRLDRRIAGRISVDDVLQEAYLDVAGRVDEYLADPTASFYVWVRFLTVQRLQIVQRAHLGSKMRDARNEVSAQPPSGFASADSMAGQFVGTMTSPSQAAIRNELQDRLRTALDAMDPLDREVLALRHFEELGNNETAAILQLSKDAASKRYIRALKRLREILSGGSVTL, encoded by the coding sequence ATGAGTTCGACCGATCAGACTGCGGCACTTCTCGACCGCATACGGGCGGGCGATTCGGCCGCGACCGGGGAATTGTTCGAGCTGTACCGCGAGCGGCTGTGGCGGATGCTCAGCGTCCGGCTGGACCGCCGGATCGCGGGCCGCATCTCGGTGGACGACGTACTCCAGGAAGCTTACCTCGACGTGGCCGGCCGGGTCGACGAATACCTCGCCGATCCGACGGCCTCGTTCTACGTTTGGGTACGCTTTTTGACGGTTCAACGGCTCCAGATCGTCCAGCGGGCGCACCTCGGGTCGAAAATGCGGGACGCCCGCAACGAGGTGTCTGCACAACCGCCCTCCGGGTTCGCGTCCGCCGACTCGATGGCCGGGCAGTTCGTCGGGACCATGACGTCGCCCAGCCAGGCCGCGATCCGCAACGAACTCCAGGACCGGCTCCGGACGGCACTGGACGCGATGGACCCCCTCGACCGCGAGGTTCTGGCCCTGCGCCATTTCGAGGAACTCGGGAACAACGAAACGGCCGCGATCTTGCAACTCAGCAAGGACGCGGCCAGCAAGCGGTACATCCGGGCCTTGAAGCGGCTCCGCGAAATCCTCTCCGGCGGCTCCGTTACGCTCTAA
- a CDS encoding bifunctional heptose 7-phosphate kinase/heptose 1-phosphate adenyltransferase: MLTTESIDQILTSIPARTIGLVGDLFLDRYLDIDAARNEPSVETGLIAYQVTRVRSYPGALGTVMNNLAALGVGRICPIAVIGDDGEGYELRQALSRMPALDQAGLVSAPDRRTPTYTKPMLEEAGRPPRELSRLDIKNRTPTPAALETAVIDHIERAWSQFDALIVLDQVSEVDCGVVTRRVRERIAELAARDPNKFVLADSREQIGKFRNVCVKPNADECKKAVSHPDTPDQDEEGLFTARCLELVRTGAVRAVFGTSGERGIYLARTTAPDGVEGRFVPAYPVSGPIDICGAGDSCSAGISCAMVAGQTYHDAAAFGNLVASITVQQIGTTGTASPAQVRQRWIDVGKFCS, translated from the coding sequence ATGTTGACGACCGAATCGATCGACCAAATTCTCACCAGCATTCCGGCCCGCACCATCGGGCTCGTCGGCGACCTCTTCCTCGACCGCTACCTCGACATCGACGCGGCCCGCAACGAGCCGTCGGTCGAAACGGGCCTGATCGCGTATCAAGTGACCCGCGTGCGGTCGTACCCCGGCGCGCTCGGGACCGTGATGAACAACCTCGCCGCGCTCGGCGTCGGCCGCATCTGCCCGATCGCGGTCATCGGCGACGACGGCGAAGGGTACGAATTACGCCAGGCACTGAGCCGGATGCCGGCGCTGGACCAGGCGGGCCTCGTCTCTGCTCCCGACCGGCGGACGCCGACGTACACCAAGCCCATGTTGGAAGAAGCCGGCCGTCCGCCCCGCGAGTTGAGCCGACTCGACATCAAAAACCGCACGCCGACCCCGGCGGCGCTGGAAACCGCCGTCATCGACCATATCGAACGCGCGTGGTCCCAGTTCGACGCGCTAATCGTGCTAGATCAAGTCAGTGAAGTCGATTGCGGCGTCGTCACCCGGCGGGTGCGGGAGCGGATCGCCGAGCTGGCTGCCCGCGACCCCAACAAGTTCGTGCTTGCGGACAGCCGCGAGCAGATCGGGAAGTTTCGTAACGTGTGCGTGAAGCCGAACGCCGACGAGTGCAAGAAAGCCGTCTCGCACCCCGACACGCCGGACCAGGACGAAGAAGGGCTCTTCACCGCCCGGTGCCTCGAACTCGTGCGCACGGGGGCCGTCCGGGCCGTCTTCGGAACATCCGGCGAGCGCGGCATTTACCTCGCGCGCACGACCGCACCGGACGGCGTCGAGGGACGCTTCGTCCCCGCGTACCCGGTCTCGGGGCCGATCGACATTTGCGGGGCCGGGGACAGCTGTAGCGCCGGGATTTCATGTGCGATGGTGGCGGGGCAAACTTACCACGACGCGGCCGCATTCGGGAATCTGGTGGCGTCGATCACGGTCCAACAAATCGGGACGACCGGCACCGCCTCGCCCGCCCAAGTGCGGCAGCGCTGGATCGACGTGGGGAAGTTCTGTAGTTGA